In a genomic window of Nostoc sp. UHCC 0870:
- the dndC gene encoding DNA phosphorothioation system sulfurtransferase DndC, which yields MSTAQKPETKGQQTRTVSEFVEDIQALTTEIQELYCLDAIPWVVGYSGGKDSTATLQLVWNAIAELPPEKRTKTIYVITTDTLVENPIVAAWVRNSLKQMKSAAQARELPFEPHLLQPDFKETFWVGFIGKGYPAPRGKFRWCTERLKINPSNRFIRDVIRASGEAIVVLGTRKAESTRRASRMKKLEAKRVRDHLSPNMNLPNSLVYSPIEDWQNDEVWIYLMQWENPWGYSNKDLFSMYRGASADNECPLVVDTTTPSCGSSRFGCWVCTLVSQDKSLAAMIQNDEEKEWMQPLLDFRKELDAEETRDRRDFRRRSGVVQLYERNLENEISIEPIPGPYVKEAREDWLRKLLTVEKQIRQTAPENMRDITLISLEELSEIRRIWLEERHEFDDSLPRIYQEITGQEFKDPRPGADHKLLGSDEWSVLEEICADDGMHLELMAKLLDTERQFRKKSKRVGIYESLEKCFDTSSRSPEEAIRNAHLKRDLREAVSQGDIATVKEKVKQLTLGDAVDEPKNETDKPSTWGNMKFKNKQVKGD from the coding sequence ATGAGTACAGCACAAAAACCAGAAACTAAAGGTCAGCAAACACGTACTGTATCAGAGTTCGTGGAAGATATCCAAGCTCTCACGACGGAAATTCAAGAATTGTATTGTTTGGATGCAATACCTTGGGTTGTAGGTTATTCGGGTGGAAAAGACAGCACTGCTACTTTACAGTTGGTCTGGAATGCGATCGCCGAACTCCCTCCAGAAAAACGAACTAAGACAATATATGTGATCACTACAGATACCCTGGTAGAAAATCCTATCGTTGCTGCTTGGGTACGTAATTCTCTCAAACAGATGAAATCTGCGGCGCAAGCGCGAGAATTACCATTTGAACCTCATCTATTACAGCCAGATTTTAAAGAAACATTTTGGGTTGGTTTTATTGGTAAAGGTTATCCAGCACCAAGAGGAAAATTTCGTTGGTGTACAGAACGCCTCAAAATTAATCCGTCAAATCGCTTTATTCGTGATGTGATCCGAGCCAGTGGAGAAGCTATTGTCGTGCTGGGTACTCGCAAAGCTGAAAGCACAAGACGTGCTAGCAGAATGAAAAAATTAGAAGCTAAACGGGTACGCGATCACCTCAGTCCTAACATGAATTTGCCCAATTCTTTAGTTTATAGCCCTATCGAAGACTGGCAAAATGATGAAGTTTGGATTTATTTAATGCAGTGGGAAAATCCTTGGGGATACAGCAATAAAGACCTATTTTCTATGTATCGAGGTGCTTCTGCTGATAATGAATGTCCTTTAGTTGTTGACACAACTACACCTAGCTGTGGAAGCTCTCGTTTTGGTTGTTGGGTGTGTACTTTAGTCAGTCAGGATAAATCTCTGGCGGCGATGATTCAGAATGACGAAGAAAAAGAGTGGATGCAACCTCTACTCGATTTCCGTAAAGAATTGGATGCAGAAGAAACCCGCGATCGCCGAGATTTTCGCCGTAGAAGTGGGGTAGTTCAACTATATGAGCGTAACTTAGAGAATGAAATATCGATTGAGCCTATTCCTGGCCCTTATGTCAAAGAAGCACGGGAAGATTGGCTGAGAAAATTACTTACAGTCGAAAAACAAATCCGTCAAACAGCACCAGAAAATATGCGCGATATTACTCTTATTTCTCTAGAGGAACTAAGTGAAATTCGCCGTATTTGGTTGGAAGAAAGACATGAATTTGATGATAGTCTACCTCGTATCTATCAAGAAATAACAGGTCAAGAATTTAAAGACCCCCGTCCTGGGGCTGACCATAAACTACTAGGTAGTGATGAATGGTCTGTATTAGAAGAAATCTGTGCAGATGATGGTATGCACTTGGAACTGATGGCGAAACTTTTAGACACAGAACGCCAATTTCGGAAGAAAAGCAAGCGCGTAGGAATTTACGAAAGCTTAGAGAAATGCTTTGATACTAGTTCCCGTTCCCCAGAAGAAGCCATTAGAAATGCTCATTTAAAACGCGACTTAAGAGAAGCTGTTAGTCAAGGTGACATAGCCACGGTGAAAGAAAAAGTCAAGCAGCTAACTTTGGGTGATGCTGTCGATGAGCCTAAAAATGAAACTGACAAGCC